One region of Glycine max cultivar Williams 82 chromosome 9, Glycine_max_v4.0, whole genome shotgun sequence genomic DNA includes:
- the RAB2 gene encoding guanine nucleotide regulatory protein isoform X1 — MVLGVGKSCLLLQFTDKRFQPVHDLTIGVEFGARMITIDNKPIKLQIWDTAGQESFRSITRSYYRGAAGALLVYDITRRETFNHLASWLEDARQHANANMTIMLIGNKCDLAHRRAVSTEEGEQFAKEHGLIFMEASAKTAQNVEEAFIKTAATIYKKIQDGVFDVSNESYGIKVGYGGIPGPSGGRDGPSASAGGCCS, encoded by the exons ATGGTTCTAG GAGTTGGAAAGTCTTGTCTTCTACTTCAATTCACGGACAAGCGCTTTCAGCCCGTCCATGACTTGACCATCGGTGTTGAATTTGGTGCCAGGATGATCACAATTGATAACAAGCCAATCAAGTTGCAAATATGGGATACG GCTGGTCAAGAATCATTCAGATCTATTACAAGGTCTTATTACAGAGGGGCTGCAGGTGCATTGCTTGTTTATGATATAACCAG GAGGGAGACATTTAATCATTTGGCTAGCTGGTTGGAAGATGCAAGACAGCATGCAAATGCAAATATGACTATTATGCTGATTGGCAACAAGTGTGATCTTGCTCATAGAAGGGCTGTAAGCACAGAGGAAGGCGAGCAATTTGCAAAGGAGCATGGATTGATCTTCATGGAGGCCTCAGCAAAAACTGCTCAGAATGTTGAAGAG GCATTCATAAAAACAGCTGCAACCATATACAAAAAGATTCAAGATGGAGTTTTTGATGTATCAAATGAG TCTTATGGAATAAAAGTAGGATATGGTGGAATTCCTGGACCTTCTGGAGGTAGGGATGGCCCTTCTGCTTCGGCTGGAGGTTGCTGCAGTTGA
- the RAB2 gene encoding guanine nucleotide regulatory protein, which produces MSYAYLFKYIIIGDTGVGKSCLLLQFTDKRFQPVHDLTIGVEFGARMITIDNKPIKLQIWDTAGQESFRSITRSYYRGAAGALLVYDITRRETFNHLASWLEDARQHANANMTIMLIGNKCDLAHRRAVSTEEGEQFAKEHGLIFMEASAKTAQNVEEAFIKTAATIYKKIQDGVFDVSNESYGIKVGYGGIPGPSGGRDGPSASAGGCCS; this is translated from the exons ATGTCTTACGCTTATCTCTTCAAATACATCATCATCGGTGACACCG GAGTTGGAAAGTCTTGTCTTCTACTTCAATTCACGGACAAGCGCTTTCAGCCCGTCCATGACTTGACCATCGGTGTTGAATTTGGTGCCAGGATGATCACAATTGATAACAAGCCAATCAAGTTGCAAATATGGGATACG GCTGGTCAAGAATCATTCAGATCTATTACAAGGTCTTATTACAGAGGGGCTGCAGGTGCATTGCTTGTTTATGATATAACCAG GAGGGAGACATTTAATCATTTGGCTAGCTGGTTGGAAGATGCAAGACAGCATGCAAATGCAAATATGACTATTATGCTGATTGGCAACAAGTGTGATCTTGCTCATAGAAGGGCTGTAAGCACAGAGGAAGGCGAGCAATTTGCAAAGGAGCATGGATTGATCTTCATGGAGGCCTCAGCAAAAACTGCTCAGAATGTTGAAGAG GCATTCATAAAAACAGCTGCAACCATATACAAAAAGATTCAAGATGGAGTTTTTGATGTATCAAATGAG TCTTATGGAATAAAAGTAGGATATGGTGGAATTCCTGGACCTTCTGGAGGTAGGGATGGCCCTTCTGCTTCGGCTGGAGGTTGCTGCAGTTGA